One genomic window of Ruminococcus gauvreauii includes the following:
- a CDS encoding DUF362 domain-containing protein, with protein sequence MEASKVYYTNLRTTMKSNRQQKLAKLIKAAGIENINFDRRYTAIKMHFGEPGNLAYLRPNYAKTVVDIVRELGGRPFLTDCNTLYIGGRKNALDHLNSAYENGFSPFSTGCHVIIGDGLKGTDEALVPVDGGEHVKEAKIGQAIMDADIFISLNHFKGHEFTGFGGALKNIGMGCGSRAGKMEMHNAGKPFVKERKCVGCALCTKNCAHDAITITDKKASIDHNKCVGCGRCIGACPQDAIREASDESNDILNKKIAEYSKAVLDGRPHFHISLVIDVAPFCDCHPDNDLSVIPDVGMFASFDPVALDVACADAVNAQPVTPGSLLDESDHEGHDHFSAISPETNWMVCIDHAVKLGLGSKEYELIEVK encoded by the coding sequence ATGGAAGCTTCAAAAGTCTACTATACCAATCTTCGAACCACCATGAAATCCAACCGCCAGCAAAAGCTCGCAAAACTGATCAAAGCCGCCGGCATCGAAAATATTAATTTTGACAGGCGCTACACCGCCATCAAGATGCATTTCGGAGAACCCGGAAACCTGGCGTATCTACGTCCCAATTATGCAAAAACTGTAGTCGATATCGTCCGTGAGCTGGGCGGCCGGCCTTTTCTGACAGACTGTAACACTCTCTATATCGGCGGGCGGAAAAATGCCCTCGATCACCTGAACAGTGCGTATGAAAACGGATTTTCTCCATTTTCAACAGGCTGCCACGTCATCATCGGCGACGGCCTGAAGGGGACAGACGAAGCACTCGTCCCTGTGGACGGAGGCGAACACGTCAAAGAAGCCAAAATAGGACAGGCCATTATGGATGCCGATATCTTTATCTCCCTGAATCATTTTAAGGGACATGAATTCACCGGATTCGGCGGAGCCCTGAAGAACATCGGGATGGGCTGCGGTTCCCGAGCCGGAAAGATGGAGATGCACAATGCCGGAAAACCATTCGTGAAAGAACGTAAATGTGTCGGCTGTGCTCTCTGCACGAAAAACTGTGCACACGACGCGATCACGATCACGGATAAAAAAGCGTCGATCGATCACAATAAATGCGTCGGCTGCGGCCGCTGTATCGGAGCCTGTCCGCAGGATGCGATCCGTGAGGCCTCGGACGAGTCCAACGACATCCTGAACAAGAAGATCGCCGAGTATTCCAAAGCTGTGCTCGACGGTCGTCCGCATTTCCACATCAGTCTCGTGATCGATGTCGCACCTTTCTGCGACTGTCATCCGGATAACGACCTGTCTGTCATCCCGGATGTCGGAATGTTCGCATCCTTCGACCCGGTGGCGCTCGATGTCGCATGTGCCGACGCCGTCAACGCTCAGCCCGTCACACCGGGAAGCCTGCTTGATGAATCCGATCACGAAGGACACGATCACTTCAGCGCCATCAGCCCGGAAACCAACTGGATGGTCTGCATCGATCATGCGGTGAAGCTGGGACTTGGAAGTAAGGAATATGAGTTGATTGAAGTGAAATAA
- the larC gene encoding nickel pincer cofactor biosynthesis protein LarC translates to MEDRILYLEGSSGISGDMTVGALLDLGADEAHLRNELSKLPLSHYEIVVGRVKKNGIDSCAFRVAVAEEHQPHRSYGDIEQMIMESELEEKVKRLAVKIFYVLAKAEAKVHGVTTDTVHFHEVGAVDSIIDIVAAAICICDLGITQTAVGTLREGCGTTRCQHGEIPVPVPATAELIAQYGLPVSLTDTKGEMITPTGAAIAAALRSRELLPEEMVIRDIGIGAGTKEFPHANILRAMIVSEIRKPEDVWVLETNVDDCSGEQLGFLQEELFRLGVKDAVYLPAYMKKNRPAYLLQVLCQEEMAEAAEDMIFRESTSIGIRRYRAGRNVLERRMERIPTKYGEIRMKICYRSNHVYTYPEYEDIRRAATKEGIGYREVYEAAVREAGELLDRK, encoded by the coding sequence ATGGAAGACAGAATACTATATCTGGAAGGGTCGTCCGGAATCAGCGGCGATATGACAGTGGGCGCCCTGCTGGACCTGGGTGCGGATGAAGCTCATCTGAGGAATGAACTGTCCAAACTTCCGCTTTCACATTATGAGATTGTGGTCGGAAGAGTGAAAAAGAATGGTATTGACAGCTGTGCATTCCGGGTCGCGGTGGCGGAGGAACATCAGCCTCACCGTTCCTATGGAGACATCGAGCAGATGATCATGGAGTCGGAACTGGAGGAAAAGGTAAAGAGACTGGCGGTAAAAATATTTTATGTGCTGGCTAAGGCCGAGGCGAAGGTTCACGGTGTGACTACGGATACGGTACATTTTCATGAAGTCGGTGCCGTGGATTCCATTATCGATATCGTTGCCGCGGCAATCTGCATCTGTGATCTTGGAATCACGCAGACGGCAGTGGGAACGCTTAGGGAGGGCTGCGGGACGACGCGGTGCCAGCATGGGGAGATCCCCGTCCCGGTTCCCGCCACCGCTGAGCTGATCGCTCAGTATGGCCTGCCGGTATCACTCACAGATACGAAAGGCGAGATGATCACACCGACCGGTGCTGCGATAGCGGCAGCGCTTAGAAGCAGAGAGCTGCTTCCGGAAGAGATGGTGATCAGAGATATCGGAATCGGTGCCGGTACAAAGGAGTTCCCGCATGCAAACATTCTGCGTGCGATGATCGTGTCGGAAATCAGAAAACCGGAGGATGTGTGGGTGCTGGAAACCAACGTCGATGACTGCAGCGGCGAACAGCTTGGTTTTCTGCAGGAAGAACTTTTCAGACTGGGGGTGAAGGATGCGGTGTATCTTCCGGCCTATATGAAGAAAAACAGACCGGCATATCTGCTGCAGGTGCTCTGCCAGGAGGAGATGGCGGAGGCGGCGGAGGACATGATTTTCCGGGAATCTACGAGCATCGGCATCCGCAGGTACCGGGCGGGAAGAAATGTACTGGAACGGAGAATGGAGAGGATACCTACAAAATACGGGGAAATCCGGATGAAAATCTGTTACCGGAGCAATCATGTATACACATATCCTGAATATGAAGACATCAGACGCGCGGCGACAAAAGAAGGGATCGGCTACCGGGAAGTGTATGAGGCGGCGGTCCGGGAAGCGGGTGAGCTGCTTGACAGAAAATAG
- the ilvA gene encoding threonine ammonia-lyase, with amino-acid sequence MLTLEKFEEASEVVKQVTQETKLVYSEYFSASTGNRVYLKPENMQVTGAYKIRGAYYKISTLSDEERSKGLITASAGNHAQGVAYAAKKFGVKAVIVMPTTTPLIKVERTKSYGAEVVLEGDVYDEACEHAYKLAEEHGYTFIHPFDDPAVATGQGTIAMEIVKELPLVDYILVPIGGGGLATGVSTLAKLLNPNIKVIGVEPAGANCMQASLEKGEVTTLPHIDTIADGTAVKTPGEVIFPYIQKNLDDIITVEDEELIVSFLDMVENHKMIVENSGLLTVAALKHLNMKNKKIVSILSGGNMDVITMSSVVQNGLIQRDRIFTISVLLPDKPGELVRVSQVIAEEQGNVIRLDHNQFFSTNRNAAVELKITLEAFGTQHKGQIVRALEEHGYRPKLIRPNL; translated from the coding sequence ATGTTAACGTTAGAAAAATTTGAAGAAGCATCGGAAGTCGTAAAACAGGTGACACAGGAGACGAAACTGGTCTACAGCGAGTACTTCAGTGCCAGTACCGGAAACAGGGTTTATTTAAAACCGGAAAATATGCAGGTCACCGGGGCGTACAAGATCAGAGGGGCTTACTATAAGATCAGCACGCTCAGCGATGAGGAGCGTTCCAAGGGGCTGATCACGGCATCTGCCGGCAATCATGCACAGGGCGTGGCATACGCGGCGAAGAAATTTGGTGTGAAGGCAGTGATCGTGATGCCGACGACGACCCCGCTTATCAAGGTGGAGCGCACGAAGAGCTATGGAGCTGAAGTCGTGCTGGAAGGCGATGTCTATGACGAGGCATGTGAACATGCGTATAAACTGGCTGAAGAGCACGGATATACCTTCATTCACCCGTTCGATGATCCTGCAGTGGCTACCGGACAGGGAACCATTGCAATGGAGATCGTAAAAGAGCTTCCACTGGTGGACTACATCCTGGTTCCAATCGGAGGGGGAGGCCTTGCGACGGGTGTCTCCACACTTGCGAAACTTCTGAATCCGAATATCAAGGTGATCGGCGTAGAGCCGGCAGGCGCAAACTGTATGCAGGCATCCCTGGAAAAAGGGGAGGTCACGACACTTCCGCACATTGATACGATCGCCGACGGCACCGCAGTAAAGACGCCGGGAGAAGTTATCTTCCCGTATATCCAGAAGAATCTGGACGATATCATCACGGTGGAGGACGAGGAACTGATCGTATCCTTCCTGGACATGGTGGAAAACCACAAGATGATCGTGGAAAATTCAGGGCTTTTGACTGTTGCGGCGCTGAAGCATCTGAATATGAAAAACAAAAAAATTGTCTCCATCTTAAGCGGCGGCAATATGGACGTGATCACCATGTCATCCGTTGTACAGAATGGTCTGATCCAGAGAGACCGTATCTTTACGATCTCCGTACTGCTTCCGGATAAACCGGGCGAACTCGTGAGGGTATCACAGGTGATCGCTGAGGAGCAGGGAAATGTCATCCGACTGGATCATAACCAGTTCTTCAGCACGAATCGGAATGCGGCTGTTGAGCTGAAGATCACGCTGGAAGCATTTGGAACACAGCATAAGGGACAGATCGTCAGGGCGCTTGAGGAGCACGGGTACCGCCCGAAGCTGATTCGGCCGAATCTGTAA
- the plsX gene encoding phosphate acyltransferase PlsX: MEQLVKVAVDAMGGDYAPEEPVKGAVEAVRADERIFVYLVGKKDLIEKELEKYTYPRERIEVVHASEVIETAEPPVNAIRGKKDSSIVVALTLVRKGEADAFVSSGSTGAVLVGGQVLVGRIKGVERAPLAPLIPTAGGASLLIDCGANVDARASHLVQFAQMGSIYMESVMGIKNPRVAIVNIGAEEEKGNALVKETFPLLKECQHINFIGSIEARDIPAGYADVIVCEAFVGNVILKLYEGVGATLISKVKEGMMTTLRSKIGALLVKPALKTTLKAFDASQYGGAPLLGLKGLVVKTHGSSKSMEICNSVLQCIQFKSENISGQIQEHITEV, from the coding sequence ATGGAACAGTTGGTAAAGGTGGCAGTAGATGCGATGGGAGGCGATTACGCACCGGAAGAACCGGTTAAGGGAGCTGTGGAGGCTGTCAGGGCAGATGAGCGTATCTTTGTATATCTGGTAGGAAAGAAAGATCTGATTGAAAAAGAACTTGAGAAGTATACGTATCCCAGGGAAAGGATTGAAGTGGTCCATGCATCCGAGGTGATTGAAACAGCAGAACCGCCGGTAAATGCGATTCGGGGAAAAAAAGACTCTTCCATTGTAGTGGCACTGACACTGGTACGAAAAGGTGAGGCGGATGCCTTCGTCTCTTCGGGCAGCACCGGTGCAGTTCTGGTTGGCGGTCAGGTACTGGTGGGCAGGATCAAGGGAGTTGAGAGAGCACCGCTTGCACCGCTGATTCCAACTGCCGGAGGGGCCTCGCTCCTGATCGACTGCGGTGCCAATGTAGATGCAAGGGCATCTCATCTGGTACAGTTCGCCCAGATGGGTTCCATTTATATGGAGAGCGTGATGGGAATCAAAAATCCGAGGGTTGCGATCGTAAATATCGGGGCGGAAGAGGAAAAAGGAAATGCGCTTGTGAAGGAGACGTTCCCTCTGCTGAAAGAGTGTCAGCATATCAACTTTATCGGAAGCATTGAGGCGCGGGATATTCCGGCAGGATATGCAGATGTTATTGTCTGCGAGGCATTTGTCGGAAACGTGATTCTGAAACTTTATGAAGGTGTGGGAGCGACGCTGATCTCTAAAGTGAAGGAAGGCATGATGACAACCCTGAGAAGCAAGATAGGAGCACTTCTCGTAAAACCGGCATTGAAAACGACGCTGAAGGCGTTTGATGCCAGTCAGTACGGCGGTGCCCCCCTTCTGGGATTGAAGGGCCTGGTTGTAAAAACGCACGGAAGCTCCAAATCAATGGAAATTTGTAACTCTGTTCTTCAATGTATCCAGTTTAAGTCTGAGAATATCAGCGGACAGATTCAGGAGCATATCACGGAAGTGTAG
- the smc gene encoding chromosome segregation protein SMC, whose amino-acid sequence MYLKSIEIQGFKSFANKICFEFHNGITGIVGPNGSGKSNVGDAVRWVLGEQSAKQLRGGNMQDVIFSGTENRKPLGFASVAITLDNSDHKLDIEYEEVTVTRRLYRSGESEYLLNGAACRLKDINELFYDTGIGKEGYSIIGQGQIDKILSGKPEERRELFDEAAGIVKFKRRKNTALKKLAEEQQNLVRVNDILSELTRQLGPLSRQSETARIYIRKREELKNFEVSMFLAEMEHSGEQLAQIDEKYRIADDDLKTAAREFEQTKTEYEILEQEMEALDTKIEQTREAAGSSALLTQQLEGQRNVLKEQVNTARLNDEHHQNRADAIESELDRHEEEAGRCLKEKEDLLAEKMKSEYRQKEKEEALKSLQDEIEAVSRNVEDGKGRIIELLNKRASTKGKVQRYDAMLEQIQIRKSELNQRYIQTKSEESQQKELEVTYQTQYEKITAGVEEMSREQKRLEQEVASIQQQLAEQNRQMEVGQTAYHREASRLESLKNLTERYDGYGNSIRRVMEQKQKHPGIRGVVADLIQTDKKYETAVETALGGSIQNIVTDDEHTAKSMIDFLKKNRYGRATFLPLTTVRGGASFPKPEALSEEGVIGLAHTLVRTESRYESLIQYLLGRTLVVDHIDHAIALGKKYRHSLRMVTLEGESFSPGGSMTGGAFKNSSNLLGRRRELEELEHNVKTLKREMHEMQQVIEENRSKRNVLRDTIMEMSERIQEQCIQQNTARMNLEQTREKLTQTGSGYAQLKNEQAELSAQIREINESSAAIGRELDELKVLEERIQQEISAGQEQADALRRTEEQAAGELETAHLEYAQLKQKEEFLNQTLGRIHREETSLREELTQIRETMNQGSGRMAEIEQRIAEIEQEIEEAAGKTELLEQKTKHYNTEKEKMSRSHKAFFEKRDELSQKMNLLDKECFRLNNQREKLEESREARINYMWEEYEVTPGSAASLVTGEIPERGDLKKEIAACKEEIRKLGPVNVNAIEDYKELKERHEFLETQHHDLVEAEATLLNIIDELETGMRKQFAEKFEEIRKEFDRVFKQLFGGGKGTLELMDDEDVLEAGIRIISQPPGKKLQNMMQLSGGEKALTAIALLFAIQNLKPSPFCLLDEIEAALDDSNVTRFAQYLHKLTKNTQFIIITHRRGTMTAADRLYGITMQEKGVSTLVSVNLIENDLDK is encoded by the coding sequence ATGTATTTAAAGAGCATTGAAATCCAGGGATTTAAATCGTTTGCAAATAAAATATGTTTTGAATTCCACAATGGAATCACAGGAATCGTGGGACCGAACGGGAGCGGAAAGAGTAATGTGGGAGACGCGGTCCGCTGGGTGCTGGGAGAGCAGAGTGCAAAACAGCTTCGCGGCGGAAATATGCAGGATGTCATATTTTCCGGCACAGAAAACAGGAAGCCGCTCGGTTTTGCGTCGGTTGCGATCACGCTGGACAATTCGGATCATAAGCTCGACATAGAATATGAAGAGGTGACGGTCACAAGAAGACTGTACCGGTCAGGAGAGAGTGAATATCTGCTGAACGGTGCCGCGTGCAGGCTGAAAGATATCAATGAGCTGTTTTATGATACGGGTATCGGAAAAGAAGGATATTCAATCATCGGTCAGGGACAGATCGATAAGATCTTAAGCGGAAAACCGGAGGAGCGCAGGGAATTATTTGATGAGGCCGCCGGTATTGTAAAGTTTAAGCGCAGGAAAAATACGGCATTAAAAAAGCTGGCAGAGGAACAGCAGAATCTTGTCCGTGTAAATGATATCTTAAGTGAGCTGACCAGACAGCTGGGACCTCTGTCGAGACAATCTGAGACAGCGCGCATCTATATCAGAAAAAGAGAAGAATTGAAAAATTTTGAGGTCAGCATGTTTCTTGCGGAGATGGAACACAGCGGGGAACAGCTGGCTCAGATTGATGAGAAGTACCGTATCGCGGACGATGATCTGAAGACGGCGGCGCGCGAGTTCGAACAGACCAAGACGGAATATGAGATCCTCGAACAGGAAATGGAGGCTCTGGATACAAAGATTGAACAGACCAGAGAGGCTGCAGGAAGCAGCGCTCTTTTAACACAGCAGCTGGAGGGGCAGCGGAATGTATTGAAAGAGCAGGTCAATACGGCACGTCTGAACGACGAACACCATCAGAACCGTGCGGATGCCATAGAGAGTGAACTCGACAGGCATGAAGAGGAAGCCGGAAGATGTCTGAAGGAGAAAGAGGATCTTCTGGCTGAAAAAATGAAATCCGAGTACAGGCAGAAGGAAAAAGAAGAAGCGTTAAAAAGCCTGCAGGATGAGATTGAGGCTGTCAGCAGAAATGTGGAAGACGGCAAGGGCAGGATCATTGAGCTGCTGAACAAAAGAGCGTCCACCAAAGGCAAGGTGCAGCGCTATGATGCGATGCTGGAACAGATTCAGATCCGTAAATCGGAATTGAACCAGCGTTACATACAGACGAAAAGTGAAGAGAGCCAGCAGAAGGAACTGGAAGTCACGTATCAGACACAGTATGAGAAGATTACGGCGGGAGTCGAGGAGATGAGCCGTGAGCAGAAGCGTCTGGAACAGGAAGTTGCGTCAATCCAGCAGCAGCTGGCGGAACAGAACAGGCAGATGGAGGTCGGTCAGACGGCGTACCACAGAGAAGCTTCACGGCTGGAATCCCTGAAAAATCTAACCGAGCGGTATGACGGCTACGGCAACAGTATCCGGCGGGTGATGGAACAAAAGCAGAAACACCCGGGAATCCGGGGAGTTGTGGCTGATCTGATCCAGACCGATAAGAAATATGAAACTGCAGTGGAGACTGCTCTTGGCGGCAGTATCCAAAATATCGTCACGGATGATGAGCACACTGCGAAGTCCATGATTGACTTTCTGAAAAAGAACAGATACGGGCGCGCGACATTCCTGCCGCTGACAACAGTAAGAGGAGGCGCCTCTTTTCCGAAGCCGGAAGCGCTCAGCGAAGAGGGGGTCATAGGTCTTGCGCATACGCTGGTAAGGACGGAGTCCAGATATGAATCGCTGATCCAGTATCTGCTGGGCAGGACATTGGTCGTAGACCATATCGACCATGCGATCGCGTTGGGGAAAAAATACAGGCATTCCCTCAGGATGGTGACCCTGGAGGGCGAATCATTCAGTCCGGGCGGGTCCATGACCGGGGGAGCGTTCAAAAACAGCAGCAACCTGCTTGGCCGCCGCCGGGAACTGGAAGAACTTGAACATAATGTGAAGACCCTGAAGCGTGAGATGCATGAGATGCAGCAGGTGATCGAGGAGAACCGCAGCAAAAGAAATGTTCTGCGTGACACCATCATGGAAATGTCAGAACGCATTCAGGAACAGTGTATCCAGCAGAATACTGCAAGAATGAATCTGGAGCAGACACGGGAAAAACTGACGCAGACGGGGTCGGGATATGCACAGCTGAAAAACGAACAGGCTGAGCTGAGTGCGCAGATCAGGGAAATCAATGAGAGCAGCGCCGCCATCGGGCGTGAACTGGATGAACTGAAAGTTCTGGAAGAACGCATACAGCAGGAGATCTCTGCCGGTCAGGAACAGGCAGATGCTCTGCGAAGGACAGAGGAACAGGCTGCCGGGGAACTGGAAACCGCCCATCTGGAGTACGCGCAGCTGAAACAAAAAGAAGAATTTCTGAATCAGACACTCGGAAGAATTCATCGGGAAGAGACTTCACTCAGGGAAGAGCTGACACAGATCCGTGAGACGATGAATCAGGGCAGCGGGCGAATGGCTGAGATTGAACAGCGGATTGCAGAAATAGAGCAGGAGATCGAAGAGGCCGCAGGAAAAACAGAACTTCTGGAACAAAAGACGAAACATTACAATACTGAAAAAGAAAAGATGAGCAGGAGCCATAAAGCATTCTTTGAAAAACGGGATGAACTTTCACAGAAGATGAATCTTCTGGATAAAGAGTGTTTTCGCCTTAACAATCAGAGAGAAAAGCTCGAGGAATCGCGTGAAGCCAGGATCAACTACATGTGGGAAGAGTATGAGGTCACTCCGGGAAGTGCAGCATCACTTGTCACGGGCGAGATTCCTGAGCGAGGCGATCTGAAAAAAGAAATAGCTGCCTGCAAGGAAGAGATCCGAAAGCTGGGGCCTGTGAATGTCAATGCAATCGAAGACTACAAAGAGCTGAAAGAACGGCACGAGTTTCTGGAAACGCAGCACCATGATCTGGTGGAAGCGGAGGCGACGCTGCTCAATATCATAGATGAGCTGGAAACGGGCATGCGAAAGCAGTTCGCTGAAAAGTTTGAAGAGATCAGGAAAGAATTTGACCGGGTCTTTAAACAGCTGTTCGGCGGAGGCAAGGGAACGCTCGAACTGATGGACGATGAGGATGTGCTGGAGGCAGGTATCCGGATCATATCACAGCCTCCGGGAAAAAAGCTGCAGAATATGATGCAGCTGTCAGGCGGTGAGAAAGCGCTCACGGCGATCGCGCTGCTGTTTGCGATTCAGAATCTGAAACCGTCTCCGTTCTGTCTGCTGGATGAAATTGAGGCTGCGCTGGACGATTCCAACGTCACACGCTTTGCCCAGTACCTTCATAAGTTGACAAAGAATACACAATTCATTATTATTACACATAGGAGAGGTACCATGACGGCCGCAGACCGACTGTATGGAATCACGATGCAGGAGAAGGGCGTCTCGACACTGGTATCTGTCAATCTCATAGAAAATGATCTGGATAAGTAG
- the ftsY gene encoding signal recognition particle-docking protein FtsY has product MAGEKQGFFKRLVSGLSKTRDNIVSGIDSIFSGFSSIDEDFYEEIEEILVLGDIGINTTNAIIENLKQQVKEQKIKEPAECKQLLIDSIKQQMDVGETAYEFENRKSVVLVIGVNGVGKTTSVGKLAGKLKEQNKKVVLAAADTFRAAAGEQLTEWAHRAGVEIIGGQQGADPAAVVFDAVQAAKARDADILLCDTAGRLHNKKNLMEELKKIYRILEREYPEAFLETLVVLDGTTGQNALAQAKQFAEVANVTGIILTKLDGTAKGGIAVAIQSELDIPVKYIGVGETIDDLQKFDSSEFVNALFHKNDDN; this is encoded by the coding sequence ATGGCAGGAGAAAAACAAGGATTTTTCAAACGTCTGGTGAGTGGATTATCCAAAACCAGAGACAATATTGTATCCGGGATTGATTCTATTTTCAGCGGGTTTTCCAGTATTGACGAGGACTTTTATGAAGAGATCGAAGAGATTCTCGTGCTGGGGGACATTGGGATCAACACCACAAATGCGATCATTGAAAATCTGAAACAGCAGGTTAAGGAGCAAAAAATCAAGGAACCAGCGGAATGCAAGCAGCTGCTGATCGACAGTATCAAACAGCAGATGGATGTGGGCGAGACGGCCTATGAGTTTGAAAACAGAAAATCGGTGGTACTGGTCATCGGAGTAAACGGCGTTGGCAAGACGACTTCCGTCGGAAAACTGGCGGGAAAATTGAAGGAACAGAATAAAAAGGTCGTTCTGGCCGCGGCTGATACCTTCCGGGCAGCAGCGGGAGAGCAGCTGACGGAATGGGCGCACCGCGCGGGAGTCGAGATCATCGGCGGACAGCAGGGTGCGGATCCTGCTGCCGTTGTATTTGATGCGGTACAGGCGGCTAAGGCGAGAGACGCGGATATTCTGCTGTGTGATACCGCAGGCCGTCTGCACAATAAAAAGAATCTGATGGAAGAGTTAAAAAAGATATATCGGATTCTGGAGCGTGAATACCCGGAGGCCTTTCTGGAGACCCTGGTTGTGCTGGACGGCACGACAGGCCAGAACGCGCTTGCGCAGGCGAAGCAGTTTGCGGAGGTGGCAAATGTCACAGGAATCATTTTGACAAAGCTGGACGGGACCGCCAAAGGCGGGATCGCTGTTGCAATTCAGTCAGAACTTGACATTCCGGTGAAATATATCGGCGTGGGGGAAACGATTGACGATCTTCAGAAGTTTGACTCTTCAGAATTCGTCAATGCGCTGTTTCATAAAAATGATGACAATTAG
- the acpP gene encoding acyl carrier protein: MEYEKLQEIIADVLNVDKAEVKMDTTFVDDLCADSLDIFQIIMALEEEFDIEISNEEAEKIVSVGDAVEAIRHAIG; encoded by the coding sequence ATGGAATACGAAAAACTTCAGGAAATCATTGCTGACGTTTTGAATGTGGATAAAGCGGAAGTAAAGATGGACACAACATTTGTCGATGATCTCTGCGCGGATTCTCTGGATATTTTCCAGATCATCATGGCATTGGAGGAAGAATTTGATATAGAGATCTCGAATGAAGAGGCAGAAAAGATTGTATCTGTCGGTGACGCGGTGGAAGCAATCAGACACGCGATTGGATGA
- the rnc gene encoding ribonuclease III, whose translation MKTEKQQCDLETKLEYRFKNRKLLETALRHSSFTNEHRMPRVECNERLEFLGDAVLELVSSEFLYQTYPDYPEGELTKFRASLVCEPTLAYDARQICLGEYLMLGKGEDNSGGRRRDSIVSDALEAIIGAIYLDGGLECARTFIIRHVLNDIQHKQLFYDSKTILQEIVQGNMQGEIVYQLLGEDGPDHDKTFTTEVQVNGQMLGTGKGRTKKAAEQAAAYHAICELKKK comes from the coding sequence ATGAAGACGGAAAAACAACAATGTGATTTGGAAACAAAACTGGAGTACCGGTTCAAGAATCGTAAGCTGCTGGAGACGGCACTCCGCCACAGTTCGTTCACCAACGAACACCGTATGCCGAGAGTGGAGTGCAACGAGCGTCTCGAATTTTTAGGGGACGCTGTACTGGAACTCGTCTCGAGTGAGTTCCTTTATCAGACGTATCCTGATTATCCGGAGGGAGAACTGACGAAGTTCAGAGCGAGTCTGGTATGTGAACCGACACTTGCGTACGATGCGAGACAGATTTGTCTCGGGGAGTATCTGATGCTCGGAAAGGGAGAAGACAATTCCGGGGGGCGCAGGAGGGATTCCATAGTTTCTGATGCGCTGGAGGCGATCATCGGAGCCATTTACCTGGACGGAGGACTGGAGTGTGCCAGGACATTTATTATCAGGCATGTACTCAATGATATTCAGCATAAGCAGCTGTTTTATGACAGCAAGACAATCCTGCAGGAGATCGTGCAGGGAAATATGCAGGGAGAGATTGTCTATCAGCTGTTGGGAGAAGACGGCCCCGATCATGACAAGACATTTACAACAGAGGTACAGGTGAACGGCCAGATGCTGGGCACAGGTAAAGGACGGACAAAAAAAGCAGCGGAGCAGGCGGCCGCGTATCATGCGATCTGTGAGCTGAAGAAGAAATAG
- the larB gene encoding nickel pincer cofactor biosynthesis protein LarB, with protein sequence MDTYKLLEQVKNGELSIAEAEEQLKKLPYEDIGCAKIDHHRSLRSGFGEVIYSAGKTVEQMRAIYRSFYERRENVMGTRASRDQYLALSQEFPEIEYDETARILGLYFNRPRQTGCVAVCTGGTSDIPVAEEAAQTAEYFGCRVNRIYDVGVAGIHRLISKLDDIRGANCVIAVAGMEGALPGVVAGLVERPVIAVPTSIGYGANFQGIAPLLTMLNSCAEGIATVNIDNGFGAGYLAAQMNRLAGSKS encoded by the coding sequence ATGGATACATATAAATTATTGGAACAGGTGAAAAATGGAGAGCTTTCCATCGCGGAAGCCGAAGAGCAGCTGAAGAAGCTTCCTTATGAAGATATCGGCTGCGCCAAGATCGATCACCACCGAAGTCTTCGAAGCGGGTTCGGGGAAGTGATCTACAGCGCCGGGAAGACAGTGGAACAGATGCGGGCGATCTACCGCAGTTTTTATGAGCGGCGGGAAAACGTGATGGGTACGAGAGCCAGCCGGGATCAGTATCTCGCGCTGAGTCAGGAATTTCCGGAGATAGAATACGATGAGACCGCTCGGATTCTGGGACTGTATTTCAACCGTCCCAGGCAGACGGGGTGTGTGGCGGTGTGCACCGGAGGGACATCGGATATTCCGGTGGCTGAGGAGGCGGCGCAGACGGCGGAGTATTTCGGGTGCCGCGTAAACCGGATCTATGATGTGGGCGTGGCGGGAATCCACCGTCTGATATCCAAACTGGATGACATTCGCGGGGCAAACTGTGTGATCGCGGTCGCAGGCATGGAAGGAGCGCTTCCGGGTGTGGTTGCAGGACTCGTGGAACGCCCGGTGATCGCAGTGCCGACTTCGATCGGATACGGGGCAAACTTTCAGGGAATCGCACCGCTGCTGACGATGCTCAATTCGTGTGCAGAGGGGATTGCAACCGTGAATATAGACAATGGATTCGGTGCCGGTTATCTGGCGGCACAGATGAACCGCCTGGCGGGATCAAAATCATAG